The following proteins are encoded in a genomic region of Nymphalis io chromosome 8, ilAglIoxx1.1, whole genome shotgun sequence:
- the LOC126769839 gene encoding pre-piRNA 3'-exonuclease trimmer-like isoform X7 → MEITKNNFSQELDNITNNLKRSCFVSFDAEFTAILSGESFNHRLFDTSKERYDLIKNEVSKMIMTQFGLTMFQYEREQDSYTAVGYTFHLCPQAFCDIDQSFIFQASTLRFLCKHKFNFNKFIYEGLPYLSKTEEKLIRQQLQDKTLFINLINKMNMDDERTLQHYCSEVSKWLMNGEEETLYFDIENPVMRYIVHNEIRLRFPDVLTTDSLGNSNKVLIYRDKNVEGAKSAPITVLEENLISNILGFSQIINLLAEHKKPIVGHNIFLDTILLHSQFIGPLPKNYSVFKKNINDLFPTIFDTKYISHEMGRKLTSDETWKSNALQDLYEFFLEGKLSWLQTGMNIVKLKIPFDVNQTYHEAGWDSYCSGYCFIRLGHWAACEASGKLKPVGPKEKLAALSPFCNKVNIIRGAVPYMVTSVLASFGSLDIKRYGRRTALVATSSRNVADRILKQFRNDGEYRIAPYRFVKHSPVGRVAVWSSAIITGSILFIFLHRNVNTKIL, encoded by the exons atggagattacaaaaaataacttttctcAAGAATTAGACAACATAACCAATAATTTGAAACGATCGTGTTTCGTGAGTTTCGACGCGGAGTTTACGGCAATTTTATCGGGTGAAAGTTTTAATCATAG GTTATTCGACACCAGCAAAGAAAGATATGATCTTATTAAGAATGAAGTGAGCAAAATGATCATGACTCAATTCGGTTTAACAATGTTCCAGTATGAAAGGGAACAAGACAGCTATACAGCTGTTGGTTACACATTCCATTTGTGTCCGCAAGCCTTTTGTGATATAGACCAGTCTTTTATATTTCAAGCTTCTACACTTCGATTtctttgtaaacacaaatttaactttaacaag TTTATATATGAAGGCCTTCCTTACTTGAGTAAAACTGAGGAAAAGCTTATACGGCAGCAGCTACAAGATAAAACACTGtttattaatctaattaataaaatgaatatggaCGATGAAAGAACTCTTCAGCATTACTGTTCTGAGGTGTCAAA GTGGCTGATGAATGGTGAAGAAGAAActctttattttgatattgaaaatCCCGTAATGCGTTATATAGTCCACAATGAAATAAGACTGCGATTTCCTGATGTACTTACGACTGATAGCTTAGGTAATAGCAATAAG GTCCTTATATACCGAGATAAGAATGTAGAAGGCGCAAAAAGTGCACCAATAACTGTACTggaagaaaatttaataagcaACATATTAGGATTttcacagataattaatttacttgcaGAGCATAAAAAACCTATTGTGGGTCACAACATATTCTTAGACACTATACTTTTACACAGTCAGTTTATAGGACCCTTGCCAAAGAATTactctgtatttaaaaaaaatataaatgacctCTTCCCAACAATAttcgatacaaaatatatatctcatGAAATGGGCAGAAAATTAACATCGGATGAAACATGGAAATCGAACGCGCTCCAAGA TTTATATGAATTCTTTTTAGAGGGAAAACTTAGTTGGCTACAAACGGGTATGAATATTGTTAAACTAAAAATCCCGTTTGATGTTAATCAAACCTACCATGAAGCAGGATGGGACTCATATTGTTCgg gTTACTGCTTCATTCGTTTGGGTCACTGGGCGGCCTGTGAGGCAAGTGGAAAGTTAAAACCCGTGGGACCAAAAGAAAAACTTGCTGCCCTGAGTCCTTTCTGCAACAAAGTTAATATAATCCGTGGAGCTGTTCCTTATATG GTAACATCTGTTCTCGCGAGCTTTGGGTCTTTAGACATAAAACGTTATGGCCGTCGAACTGCGCTTGTTGCGACCAGCTCGCGGAACGT AGCAGACAGAATATTGAAGCAGTTTAGGAACGACGGGGAGTACAGAATAGCGCCATATAGGTTTGTCAAACATTCTCCCGTCGGTCGTGTAGCTGTTTg gAGCAGTGCTATTATAACCGGTAGCATATTATTCATCTTCTTGCATCGAAAtgttaatacaaaaattttatga
- the LOC126769839 gene encoding pre-piRNA 3'-exonuclease trimmer-like isoform X8, protein MIMTQFGLTMFQYEREQDSYTAVGYTFHLCPQAFCDIDQSFIFQASTLRFLCKHKFNFNKFIYEGLPYLSKTEEKLIRQQLQDKTLFINLINKMNMDDERTLQHYCSEVSKWLMNGEEETLYFDIENPVMRYIVHNEIRLRFPDVLTTDSLGNSNKVLIYRDKNVEGAKSAPITVLEENLISNILGFSQIINLLAEHKKPIVGHNIFLDTILLHSQFIGPLPKNYSVFKKNINDLFPTIFDTKYISHEMGRKLTSDETWKSNALQDLYEFFLEGKLSWLQTGMNIVKLKIPFDVNQTYHEAGWDSYCSGYCFIRLGHWAACEASGKLKPVGPKEKLAALSPFCNKVNIIRGAVPYMNLVNNDPPSHRPDLLHVKSIKERVINVEKVTSVLASFGSLDIKRYGRRTALVATSSRNVADRILKQFRNDGEYRIAPYRFVKHSPVGRVAVWSSAIITGSILFIFLHRNVNTKIL, encoded by the exons ATGATCATGACTCAATTCGGTTTAACAATGTTCCAGTATGAAAGGGAACAAGACAGCTATACAGCTGTTGGTTACACATTCCATTTGTGTCCGCAAGCCTTTTGTGATATAGACCAGTCTTTTATATTTCAAGCTTCTACACTTCGATTtctttgtaaacacaaatttaactttaacaag TTTATATATGAAGGCCTTCCTTACTTGAGTAAAACTGAGGAAAAGCTTATACGGCAGCAGCTACAAGATAAAACACTGtttattaatctaattaataaaatgaatatggaCGATGAAAGAACTCTTCAGCATTACTGTTCTGAGGTGTCAAA GTGGCTGATGAATGGTGAAGAAGAAActctttattttgatattgaaaatCCCGTAATGCGTTATATAGTCCACAATGAAATAAGACTGCGATTTCCTGATGTACTTACGACTGATAGCTTAGGTAATAGCAATAAG GTCCTTATATACCGAGATAAGAATGTAGAAGGCGCAAAAAGTGCACCAATAACTGTACTggaagaaaatttaataagcaACATATTAGGATTttcacagataattaatttacttgcaGAGCATAAAAAACCTATTGTGGGTCACAACATATTCTTAGACACTATACTTTTACACAGTCAGTTTATAGGACCCTTGCCAAAGAATTactctgtatttaaaaaaaatataaatgacctCTTCCCAACAATAttcgatacaaaatatatatctcatGAAATGGGCAGAAAATTAACATCGGATGAAACATGGAAATCGAACGCGCTCCAAGA TTTATATGAATTCTTTTTAGAGGGAAAACTTAGTTGGCTACAAACGGGTATGAATATTGTTAAACTAAAAATCCCGTTTGATGTTAATCAAACCTACCATGAAGCAGGATGGGACTCATATTGTTCgg gTTACTGCTTCATTCGTTTGGGTCACTGGGCGGCCTGTGAGGCAAGTGGAAAGTTAAAACCCGTGGGACCAAAAGAAAAACTTGCTGCCCTGAGTCCTTTCTGCAACAAAGTTAATATAATCCGTGGAGCTGTTCCTTATATG aatcTCGTGAACAACGATCCGCCGAGTCATCGCCCCGATTTACTACACGTTAAATCAATTAAGGAACGAGTTATTAATGTCGAAAAG GTAACATCTGTTCTCGCGAGCTTTGGGTCTTTAGACATAAAACGTTATGGCCGTCGAACTGCGCTTGTTGCGACCAGCTCGCGGAACGT AGCAGACAGAATATTGAAGCAGTTTAGGAACGACGGGGAGTACAGAATAGCGCCATATAGGTTTGTCAAACATTCTCCCGTCGGTCGTGTAGCTGTTTg gAGCAGTGCTATTATAACCGGTAGCATATTATTCATCTTCTTGCATCGAAAtgttaatacaaaaattttatga
- the LOC126769839 gene encoding pre-piRNA 3'-exonuclease trimmer-like isoform X5 gives MEITKNNFSQELDNITNNLKRSCFVSFDAEFTAILSDECFNHKLFDTSKERYDLIKNEVSKMIMTQFGLTMFQYEREQDSYTAVGYTFHLCPQAFCDIDQSFIFQASTLRFLCKHKFNFNKFIYEGLPYLSKTEEKLIRQQLQDKTLFINLINKMNMDDERTLQHYCSEVSKWLMNGEEETLYFDIENPVMRYIVHNEIRLRFPDVLTTDSLGNSNKVLIYRDKNVEGAKSAPITVLEENLISNILGFSQIINLLAEHKKPIVGHNIFLDTILLHSQFIGPLPKNYSVFKKNINDLFPTIFDTKYISHEMGRKLTSDETWKSNALQDLYEFFLEGKLSWLQTGMNIVKLKIPFDVNQTYHEAGWDSYCSGYCFIRLGHWAACEASGKLKPVGPKEKLAALSPFCNKVNIIRGAVPYMNLVNNDPPSHRPDLLHVKSIKERVINVEKVTSVLASFGSLDIKRYGRRTALVATSSRNVADRILKQFRNDGEYRIAPYRFVKHSPVGRVAVWSSAIITGSILFIFLHRNVNTKIL, from the exons GTTATTCGACACCAGCAAAGAAAGATATGATCTTATTAAGAATGAAGTGAGCAAAATGATCATGACTCAATTCGGTTTAACAATGTTCCAGTATGAAAGGGAACAAGACAGCTATACAGCTGTTGGTTACACATTCCATTTGTGTCCGCAAGCCTTTTGTGATATAGACCAGTCTTTTATATTTCAAGCTTCTACACTTCGATTtctttgtaaacacaaatttaactttaacaag TTTATATATGAAGGCCTTCCTTACTTGAGTAAAACTGAGGAAAAGCTTATACGGCAGCAGCTACAAGATAAAACACTGtttattaatctaattaataaaatgaatatggaCGATGAAAGAACTCTTCAGCATTACTGTTCTGAGGTGTCAAA GTGGCTGATGAATGGTGAAGAAGAAActctttattttgatattgaaaatCCCGTAATGCGTTATATAGTCCACAATGAAATAAGACTGCGATTTCCTGATGTACTTACGACTGATAGCTTAGGTAATAGCAATAAG GTCCTTATATACCGAGATAAGAATGTAGAAGGCGCAAAAAGTGCACCAATAACTGTACTggaagaaaatttaataagcaACATATTAGGATTttcacagataattaatttacttgcaGAGCATAAAAAACCTATTGTGGGTCACAACATATTCTTAGACACTATACTTTTACACAGTCAGTTTATAGGACCCTTGCCAAAGAATTactctgtatttaaaaaaaatataaatgacctCTTCCCAACAATAttcgatacaaaatatatatctcatGAAATGGGCAGAAAATTAACATCGGATGAAACATGGAAATCGAACGCGCTCCAAGA TTTATATGAATTCTTTTTAGAGGGAAAACTTAGTTGGCTACAAACGGGTATGAATATTGTTAAACTAAAAATCCCGTTTGATGTTAATCAAACCTACCATGAAGCAGGATGGGACTCATATTGTTCgg gTTACTGCTTCATTCGTTTGGGTCACTGGGCGGCCTGTGAGGCAAGTGGAAAGTTAAAACCCGTGGGACCAAAAGAAAAACTTGCTGCCCTGAGTCCTTTCTGCAACAAAGTTAATATAATCCGTGGAGCTGTTCCTTATATG aatcTCGTGAACAACGATCCGCCGAGTCATCGCCCCGATTTACTACACGTTAAATCAATTAAGGAACGAGTTATTAATGTCGAAAAG GTAACATCTGTTCTCGCGAGCTTTGGGTCTTTAGACATAAAACGTTATGGCCGTCGAACTGCGCTTGTTGCGACCAGCTCGCGGAACGT AGCAGACAGAATATTGAAGCAGTTTAGGAACGACGGGGAGTACAGAATAGCGCCATATAGGTTTGTCAAACATTCTCCCGTCGGTCGTGTAGCTGTTTg gAGCAGTGCTATTATAACCGGTAGCATATTATTCATCTTCTTGCATCGAAAtgttaatacaaaaattttatga
- the LOC126769839 gene encoding pre-piRNA 3'-exonuclease trimmer-like isoform X1 — MEITKNNFSQELDNITNNLKRSCFVSFDAEFTAILSGESFNHRLFDTSKERYDLIKNEVSKMIMTQFGLTMFQYEREQDSYTAVGYTFHLCPQAFCDIDQSFIFQASTLRFLCKHKFNFNKFIYEGLPYLSKTEEKLIRQQLQDKTLFINLINKMNMDDERTLQHYCSEVSKWLMNGEEETLYFDIENPVMRYIVHNEIRLRFPDVLTTDSLGNSNKVLIYRDKNVEGAKSAPITVLEENLISNILGFSQIINLLAEHKKPIVGHNIFLDTILLHSQFIGPLPKNYSVFKKNINDLFPTIFDTKYISHEMGRKLTSDETWKSNALQDLYEFFLEGKLSWLQTGMNIVKLKIPFDVNQTYHEAGWDSYCSGYCFIRLGHWAACEASGKLKPVGPKEKLAALSPFCNKVNIIRGAVPYMNLVNNDPPSHRPDLLHVKSIKERVINVEKVTSVLASFGSLDIKRYGRRTALVATSSRNVADRILKQFRNDGEYRIAPYRFVKHSPVGRVAVWSSAIITGSILFIFLHRNVNTKIL, encoded by the exons atggagattacaaaaaataacttttctcAAGAATTAGACAACATAACCAATAATTTGAAACGATCGTGTTTCGTGAGTTTCGACGCGGAGTTTACGGCAATTTTATCGGGTGAAAGTTTTAATCATAG GTTATTCGACACCAGCAAAGAAAGATATGATCTTATTAAGAATGAAGTGAGCAAAATGATCATGACTCAATTCGGTTTAACAATGTTCCAGTATGAAAGGGAACAAGACAGCTATACAGCTGTTGGTTACACATTCCATTTGTGTCCGCAAGCCTTTTGTGATATAGACCAGTCTTTTATATTTCAAGCTTCTACACTTCGATTtctttgtaaacacaaatttaactttaacaag TTTATATATGAAGGCCTTCCTTACTTGAGTAAAACTGAGGAAAAGCTTATACGGCAGCAGCTACAAGATAAAACACTGtttattaatctaattaataaaatgaatatggaCGATGAAAGAACTCTTCAGCATTACTGTTCTGAGGTGTCAAA GTGGCTGATGAATGGTGAAGAAGAAActctttattttgatattgaaaatCCCGTAATGCGTTATATAGTCCACAATGAAATAAGACTGCGATTTCCTGATGTACTTACGACTGATAGCTTAGGTAATAGCAATAAG GTCCTTATATACCGAGATAAGAATGTAGAAGGCGCAAAAAGTGCACCAATAACTGTACTggaagaaaatttaataagcaACATATTAGGATTttcacagataattaatttacttgcaGAGCATAAAAAACCTATTGTGGGTCACAACATATTCTTAGACACTATACTTTTACACAGTCAGTTTATAGGACCCTTGCCAAAGAATTactctgtatttaaaaaaaatataaatgacctCTTCCCAACAATAttcgatacaaaatatatatctcatGAAATGGGCAGAAAATTAACATCGGATGAAACATGGAAATCGAACGCGCTCCAAGA TTTATATGAATTCTTTTTAGAGGGAAAACTTAGTTGGCTACAAACGGGTATGAATATTGTTAAACTAAAAATCCCGTTTGATGTTAATCAAACCTACCATGAAGCAGGATGGGACTCATATTGTTCgg gTTACTGCTTCATTCGTTTGGGTCACTGGGCGGCCTGTGAGGCAAGTGGAAAGTTAAAACCCGTGGGACCAAAAGAAAAACTTGCTGCCCTGAGTCCTTTCTGCAACAAAGTTAATATAATCCGTGGAGCTGTTCCTTATATG aatcTCGTGAACAACGATCCGCCGAGTCATCGCCCCGATTTACTACACGTTAAATCAATTAAGGAACGAGTTATTAATGTCGAAAAG GTAACATCTGTTCTCGCGAGCTTTGGGTCTTTAGACATAAAACGTTATGGCCGTCGAACTGCGCTTGTTGCGACCAGCTCGCGGAACGT AGCAGACAGAATATTGAAGCAGTTTAGGAACGACGGGGAGTACAGAATAGCGCCATATAGGTTTGTCAAACATTCTCCCGTCGGTCGTGTAGCTGTTTg gAGCAGTGCTATTATAACCGGTAGCATATTATTCATCTTCTTGCATCGAAAtgttaatacaaaaattttatga